CGAGGGTGGGCGCGCCGGTGCGCGTCGCCGCGCCGGCCTTCGGCAGCGCGGCCGGCCAGGCCGCGGTGCTCACCACCGGCAGCGGCTTGGCGCGCTCCCGGGCCACCGCCTCCAGCGTGACCACCCGCTCCGAGACCGAGACCGCCAGATCCGCCTCGGAGTGGTCCATCTGATAGGCCAGCTCGTCGTGACGGTAGTCGGGGTTCACCGGCACGATGCCCGCGCCGAGAGCGTTCAGCGCGAGATAGTGGAAGAACATCTCGGGCCGGTTCTCGAGCAGCAGCGCCACGCGATGTCCATGACCGTAGCCGGCGGCGGCGTACGCGTCGCGGAGCCCCAGCACCTCCGCGCGCGTCTGCGCGTAGGTGTACTCCACGCCGTCCGGATGGTAGGCGCGGCCCGGCGCGGGCGGCGCGCAGAGGAAGGCGTTGTCGGGCGACGTCGTCGCGGTGGCCATGAACGCCTCGAACACCGTCGCGGCGCCGCCGAAGCTCATGCCGTGCCTCCGCGTAGGCGCGAGACGCCCTCCTGGACCACCGAGGCCACGAGCGTGCCGTCGCGCGTGAAGAGACTCCCGCGCGCGAGCGCGCGGCCCTCCGCTGCCACCGGCGACTGCTGCACGTAAAGTAACCAATGGTCCATCCGAAAAAATCGGTGAAACCACATCCCATGGTCGAGGCTCGCCTGCTCGACCTGCGGGTCGAGCCATGCGAGGCCAAGGGGATAGCAGGTGATATCGAGCAGCGTCATGTCGCATGCATACGCGAACGTTGCCTCGTGGAGCAGGGGATCCTCCGGCAGGCGGCCCACCGCGCGTATCCAGGTATGGGCCACGGGCGGGACCTTCGGCGGATCGACGATGGGCACGGGATTCACCTGCCGAACCTCGACCGCGCGCTCGGTGAGGAGCCACGGACGATCTTCCGGCCGCAGCCTATCGACCTCGGCCTTGCGCTGATCGAGCTCGGAGGCCAGGCCCTCCGGCCCGGGCACTTCCGGCATGGCCTCGTGCTGATGCACGTGGCTCGGGGGCGGCTCCGCCGTGAAGGACGCCGTCGCCACCAGGATCTCGCGATCCCCCTGCCACGCGGAGAGCTGCCGCTGGGCGAAACGCCGGC
The sequence above is drawn from the Candidatus Methylomirabilota bacterium genome and encodes:
- a CDS encoding acyl-CoA thioesterase domain-containing protein is translated as MDPLASLLEGLTLTRLDEDRFEGRAIERTRPRMFGGDLLAQALVAGGMTATDRRCHSLHVSFLAPGDPMAPIEYRVRRLRDGRRFAQRQLSAWQGDREILVATASFTAEPPPSHVHQHEAMPEVPGPEGLASELDQRKAEVDRLRPEDRPWLLTERAVEVRQVNPVPIVDPPKVPPVAHTWIRAVGRLPEDPLLHEATFAYACDMTLLDITCYPLGLAWLDPQVEQASLDHGMWFHRFFRMDHWLLYVQQSPVAAEGRALARGSLFTRDGTLVASVVQEGVSRLRGGTA